The following is a genomic window from Arthrobacter sp. NicSoilB4.
GCACCGACCACAGCAGGCGGAGCCGGGCGAAGGATTCGTCGGCGGTGATCAGCCGGAGGTCGAAAACACCGTCGTCCAGTACCGGACGGACCAGCGGGGCATGGTCGCGGGGGTAGTACCTTCCCCGGCCGATGTACAGAATCCAGAGTTTGTGCCGCACCCCGTCGACGATCAGGGTGGTGGGTGTTCCGGCGGCAAAGGTCCGGAACATCGCGACAACGCCGGCGACTGGTTTGCCCAGCGACGGCTGCAGCAGTTCGCGCCGGCGCACCAGGTTCGGGTAGAGGCCAATGCTTGCCGTGTTGAGCATGGTCAGATGCAGCAATTCGGGGCTGTCGGGGAGCCCGCGCTCCACGGCCACCAGGCCAAGGTCCGCCCGCGCGGCCTCGCCGCGGGACGCGGCCGCTACGGCGGCCGCGAGGTTGGGGGTTCCGGCATCCCGGGCAAAATGGTTCAGTGTCCCGCCCGGCAGGACCAGGAGCGGGAGGGAATGCTCGACGGCGGCCGCAGCGGCGGTGCCGACCGTGCCGTCCCCTCCCCAGACACCCAAAGCCACAACCCCGGGCCGGGTGGCAATCCGGGAGATCTCCTCCGCGAGGTCCTCGTCCTGGCCGACCTCCTTTATATACGCCTTGGGGAATACTTCTTGGAGCGCGGCGGAGGTCTCCTCCGCGTAGGAGCCACCAAGCGTGTTGACCGCGATGGCCAGGCCTTGGCCCTCCGGAAGCTCCGCGGCTTTCACTGCGGTCCGCCGGACCTCCGGGAAGGGCGGCCGCACCGGCCACCATTTGCGCGTCGCCAAGGCCGCTCCCGCCCCGATCGCCGAACCGAAGAACACATCCGAGGGCCAGTGGGCCCCGGTGTGGACTCGTGAGTAGGCGACGCCAGCAGCGAGCGGGGCCACCGCGGCGCCGAGGCCCGGCCGCACGAGCCCGACGCCGAGGGCGAACGCGACGGCGGACGCGGAGTGGCCCGATGGCATGGAGGAGCTGGTTGGCTGGGGATGCACAAACCTGAACGCCGGAAGGTGCTCCGGCAAAGGGCGCGCCCGCGGCAGCAGCGTCTTGAAGCCGATGTTTGTGACCGCCGAGGCCACGGCCTGCGCCAACAGCCCGTGGAGTGCGGCACGGCGCGTCCTCCCGGGGAACAGCGCCATGATGGCGGCGATGCCGATCCAGAGCTTGCCCTTGTTCGCCGCGGCCGAGAGCCGCCGGAAGAACTCGTCATGGCTGCCACCGGGGAGGCGGGACACGGCGCGGACCAGTTTCCGGTCGAGTCTCTCGAACCGGCCCGGCGCTTTCCTCAGCATGCTACGCATCCGACCACCTTACTGCCGGCGCGGGCCGCCAGGCAGTCACTTGGGCGGGCGGGCCGAAGGATTGTGCGCCGGCAAGGTTCTGCCGGCAGGGCCGCCCGGTTGGCTAGGATGGTGCGATGACCCGAGTGCTGGACCCCCAGCGATTGTCAACGGGCCGCGTGCTCGCGGCCAGCACCGCACTGCTCACTCTGGGCGCGGTCCTCGGGGGACTTCTGGTGGCGGACGTGAGCCTGCCACCCTTCCAGGGCCTGGACGAGGGCTGGTCCCGCTGGATCATGTCGCTGCAGAGCCCGTTCTGGGACGGAATCAATGGTTTCCTCAACGTGGCCGGGTACCGGGGAGTCCTGGTGGTCCACGGGCTGCTCGTGCTGGCGCTCCTGCTGAGGAGACGCCCGCAGACGGCCATCTTCGCCGCCGCCGCAGGTATCGCCGTCCTGGCTTTTACACAGATCCTCAAGGCCGGGATTCTCCGGGACCGGCCGGAAAACACGATTGTCCTGACCGACACGGGTTCCTTCCCCTCGGGACATGTGGCCAGCACCGCGGCGTTCCTGGTGGTGGTGGCTCTTCTCGTGGGGCGCGGGTGGGTGTGGGTCCTGGCGGGTTTTGGCGTGCTCGCAATGATGGTCAGCCGCACGTACCTGTCCGCCCACTGGCTCGCTGACACCGTCGGCGGCGTCTGCCTGGCCGTCCCGGTGGTGCTCCTGCTCTGGCTGTTATTCGAGAACATATGCATCCAGGAGAATGCAGACGCCCGCCGGCTCCTTACTTGGCGTGCAAGGGCTTCGCGGCGCCGGCGAGCAGCAGCGCACCAAGAATCGGAATCATGATGGCCAGCAGCGCCAGCCGGATGCCGATCAGGTCACCGAGGTAGCCCAGCAGCGGCGGGCCGGCCAGGAAAGCGACGTACCCGATCGTGGAGACCACCGCCACGCGGGCGGCTGCGTGCTTCGGATCGTCGGCTGCTGCGGACATCCCCATCGGGAACGCGAGGGCAGCGCCCGCCCCCCAGAGCACCGCGCCGGCCGTGGCCAGCCAGAGGTCGTCGGCCAGGACGAAGAGCCCCAGCCCCGCGGCGGCGGCCGCCATGCTGGCGCGCAGGACGGCCACCCGGCCGTAGGCGTCAATTGCCCGGCCGCCGAAGAAGCGCACTGCAGTCATTGCCAGGACAAAGGCGGCGAACAGCAGCGCGCCGGTGGACTCCGTGGCGTCCAGTCCGTCCACGGCGGCCTTGGCGATCCAGTCGTTGCCGGCGCCTTCGGTAAGCGTCGCGCCCAGCACCACGACGCCGATCAGCAGCGTGCGCCCGTCGGTCCAGGCTGAGCGGCCCTTGGGTTCCCTCGCTTCCCCGGCCACTCGGGCGGGGGCAGGGGTATGCGGCAGGAAGTAGCGCGGCGCGGTCATCGTCAGCACCGCCACGATGGCGGCGATCACCAGCAGGTGCGCGGGGAGCCCGACGCCGAGTCCCGCGAGTCCCGCGCCGATCAGGGCGCCCAGGAAGGCGCCGCCGCTGAAGGCGGCATGGAACTGCGGCATGATGGTGCGCCCGAGTTTATGTTCCACGTCAGCGCCCTCGATGTTCTGGGACACGTCCCAGAGCCCGATCCCCATGCCGAAGAAGAACAGTGCGACCCCGGTCCCGGGGACGGACTCTGCCAGCAGCGCCAGCGCCACGCCGACGCCGGCCACTGCGGCGACCAGACCGGCGGCCCTGACGGCATTCGCCGTGCCGATGCGGCCCACCACGTGGCCGGCAGTAGGCAGCGCAATCAGGGATCCCGCCGCCACGCACAACAGCAGGGTTCCCATCTGCCCCGAGGAGATGTGCAGGATGTCCGTCACTGCGGGGATCCGGGCGGCCCAACTGGCGAACACAAGCCCGTTGATCCCGAAAATCAGGAAGGTCGCCGCGGCGGCGGCTTTGAGCTGCGGGCGGGTTGCCGTCTGGGTCATACGATCACTGCTTCCACCGAGTGTTGGGCGAGCTGGGCAAGTTCTTCGGGGCTCAAGTGCCTGTCCGTGACAAGGACGTCGACGGCGGCCAGGGATGCGACGAGCGCGACGGCGCTGGCGTTCCATTTCGTGCCGGAGCAGGCGACAACCACCCTGCCCGCGGATTCCAGGCCCGCCCGCTTCACCGCCGCATCGTCGAGGTCGTGGGCCAACAGTCCGTCCCGGAGGTTCAGCGCGCAGGGCGTCACAACAGCCGTATCAAACCGCAGCGAACGGATGTTGGATTCCGTCATGGGCCCGCGGAAGGACAATTCCCCGGGGGTCAGGCTCCCGCCCGGCAACAGCAGTTCGGGACGCCGGCCAGGAGCCGTGCCGCCGTCGGAAATCACGTTGACGGCCTGCAGCGACATCGGCATCAGGGTCATTTCCCGCTGCTGCAACTGGCGGGCCACCTCCGTGGCCGTGGTGCCGCTGTCCAGCCAGACGTGGCTGCGGTCCTTGAGCAGGGCGGCGACGCCGGCCGCAATGCGGACCTTTACGGCGTGGTCTTCAAGTTCGCGCTGGCCGTACTCCGGGTTCCCGCCACGCAGCACCAGGCTTCGGGCACCGCCGTGAACGCGGCGGAGAACCCCGTGGAGTTCCAGGACATCCAGGTCTCGCCGGATCGTGGCGCCCGAGGCGCCACATTCGGTCATGAGTTCATCGACCGTTACGTGCTCCCGGTGGCGCAACAGTTCACCGATGCGGCGATGGCGCTCCTCAGTACTCATGCACAAATGCTAACGCATCATGATCATTTAATCATCCGCGTGCGCAGGAGCGCAGGTGCGGACGCGCCGCTGCAGAATGGCGCCAACCGGTACGGACAGCAACGCGGGGTCACTTAGCGCCCATAAATCCCCCGGGCATGGGCGCTAAGTGACCCCGCGTTGGTGTTGGTCAGCGGACCCGCTCCACGCGCTTTTCGTCCCAGACGGGCTCGGCCGATTCGTAGACCTTGCCGTCGGAGCCGAAAATCAGGAAGCGGTCGAAGGTCCGGGCGAACCACCGGTCGTGCGTGACGGCCAGGACCGTGCCCTCGAAGTGGTCGATGGCCCGCTCCAGCGCCTCGGCCGAGTGCAGGTCCAGGTTGTCCGTAGGCTCGTCGAGCAGCAGCAGGGTGGCACCGGAGAGCTGCAGCAGCAGGATCTGGAACCGGGCCTGCTGGCCGCCGGAAAGGGATTCGTACTTCTGCTCCGACTGCGAGGCCAGGCCGTACCCGTCCAGGGCGCCGGCCGCGGCCTCCCGTCCCAGGCCCGAGCGGTGCTCGTCGCCGCGGTGCAGGATTTCCAGCAGGGTCTTGCCGAGCAGGTCGGGCCGGACATGGGTCTGGGCGAAGAAGCCCGGCCGAATGCGGGCACCGAGTTTCACCGTGCCGTCGTGCGGGACCTCGGCGATCTCGACGTCGGACACCGGCAGGTGCTCCCGTTCCGGGTCGGTGCCGCCGGTGGCGAGCAGCCGCAGGAAGTGGCTCTTGCCGGAGCCGTTGGAGCCGAGCACACCGACGCGGTCGCCGAACCAGACCTCGGTGGAAAACGGCTTCATCAGCCCGGTGAGCTCCAGCTTCTCCGCCACAATGGCGCGCTTGGCCGTCCTGCCGCCCTTGAGCCGCATGTGCACGTTCTGTTCGATCGGCAGCGCCTCGGGCGGGCCGGCCTCCAGGAATTTCGCCAGCCGGGTCTGGGCGGCGTGGTACCGGTTGGCCATGTCGGAACGGAACGCGGCCTTGTTTTTGTACATGTTGACGAGTTCCTTGAGCTTCACATGCTCCTCGTCCCAGCGTTTGCGGAGCTCCTCGAAACGGGCGTTCCGGTCCGCGCGGGCATCCACGTAGGAGCCGAAGCCGCCGCCGTGGACCCAGGCGCCGGCGCCGTTGATGCCCGGTTCCAGGGTGACGATGCGGCCCGCGGCGTTGTTCAGCAGCTCGCGGTCGTGGCTGATGAAGAACACGGTTTTCTTGGACTCATTGAGTTTGGCCTCGAGCCAGCGCTTGCCCGGCACGTCGAGGTAGTTGTCCGGCTCGTCGAGGAGCAGGAGCTCGTCGGGACCGGCGAACAGCGCCTCGAGCACCAGGCGCTTCTGCTCGCCGCCGGAAAGGCTCGACGCCGGGCGGTGCTGGGCCCGGTCAAAGGGCAGCCCCAAGGCCGCCATGCAGACCTCGTCCCAGACGGTTTCGACGTCGTACCCGCCGGCGTCGCCCCAGTCGACGATGGCCTGGGCATAGGCCATCTGGGTGGGCTCGTCGTCGTGCTCCACCATCGCCAGCTCGGCTTCGTCCACGGCGCGGGCGGCGGCCGCCAGGGCGGGCGGGGCCGCGGAGACGAGGAGGTCGCGGACGGTGGAGTCGTCACGGACCTGGCCGACAAACTGGCGCATGATGCCCATGTTGCCGGAGCGCCCGATCACGCCTTCGTCCGCGACGAGGTCGCCCGAGATGATCCGGAACAGTGTCGTCTTGCCGGTTCCGTTGGGTCCGATCAGCGCTGTTTTGGTGCCGTCCGGGACCTTGAAGGTCACCCCGTTGAGCAACTGGGTGCCGTCGGAGAGGAAGTAATCGATATTGGAAACGTCAATATGAGCCACACTTCCATCCTCCCACGGCCGGGCGGCCCGGCCGCGGGAGCCTCGGCCTTACCCCGCCGCGGTGAGGAACTCCTTCAGCAGGGGACCGGAGACCGTTGCGCCGAGCCCGCCTTCCTCCACGAACACCGCGACCGCGAGGTCCCCGTGCACGGCCACGATCCAGGCGTGCGTCTTGGGCGGGTTGTCGGAACCGAACTCGGCGGTTCCGGTCTTCGCCGCCACCGGGGCGCCCGGGACGGACGCGAGGAATCCGGTGTGGCCGGATGTCACCACGGCGCGCATCATGTCCGCCAGGGCGGCGGCCTCCGCCGCGGTGACCGGTGTGCCGGAAGTCGCCGCGGGGGCGGGGGCGGACGACGCCGTCGAACTGGCTGACGGGGTGGCGGCCGCGCTCGTTTCGGTGCCTGCAGCCGCCTTCCCCGCGTCGGGATTCAGGACGAGCTGCGGCGACACGGGCGAACCCTTTGCGACCGAGCCCGCCATGATGGCGGCCGCCAGCGGGGACATGAGCACCTTCCCCTGGCCGATCATGGAGGCGGCGTGCTCGGTCCCTGACGCGTCGCCCGGCACCGAACCGAGGAACGCGCCGGCCCCCAGGGCAGGGGCTTCGACTGCGACACCGAGGGAGGTGGCAGCGGATTCCAGCTGCGCCTGGCTGACGTTGCCGCGGGCGTTGATAAAGGCAGTGTTGCAGGAGTGCGCGAAGGCATCGCGGAGGGTCACGGAGCCGAGCGAGGACGCCGGGTAGCCTTCGGCGTTCTTGAAGGTCCGGCCGTCCACGGTCAGGGTTGCGGGGCAGTCCACCGTGGAATCAGGGGTCCCGCCGTTGCGGATCATGGCCAGGGAGTCCACGATCTTGAAGATGGATCCGGGGGCATACTGGCCCAGCAGCGCGGTGTCGTAGCCGTTGCTGCCCGGGCCGGAGGCAGCGGCCAGGACGGCGCCGCTGGACGGACGGAGCGCCACAAGGGCCGACGCCGGACCCACCTTCGCCAGGATGTTCTCGGCCAGCTGCTGGAGGTTGGGATCCAGGGTGGTTTTCAGCGGAGTTCCGACCTTCATTTCCACCTGGAAGAGAACCCGGCGGCCGCCGTTGAGCAGGGCCTGGCGTTCCTCGGCCGTGAGGCCCGCCTTCTCTGCAAAGACCTGGGTTCCGTTGCTGCCCCGCAGCTGCTCGTCGTATTGCTGCTGCAGCCCGCCGGTTCCCGTGGTGTCCCCGGCCTTGAGTGCCCCGCCGGACTTCTCAATCTGTTCGGCATTCGCCTCCGCTGCCGTGCCCAGCAGGGCGCGCGCGAACGTACGGGTCGGGGCCAGCGGGAGGTAGTCGCGGATGGCGCGGGCGCCGGGAATCTCGCCGATCTGGTTGTCGGAGATGGT
Proteins encoded in this region:
- a CDS encoding penicillin-binding transpeptidase domain-containing protein, translating into MGNSSKLSLALVGLILGGSLVGCSDGRAGAQDAAKQLASAVAAVDVGSVAFEGKDSGAANEQLKEVFKALDPVKPAVESGELTLEKDTATVPLSFSWKIGSGEWKYTTYAELKKSGDKWLTVWNPATLVPGLAEGEVLGTLSQSPARAEILGAGDAKLVTYRSVVNVGIDKPLLAAADPAASATQLAELVGVDPAAYAQQVQAAGPEAFVTAITLREDGRTISDNQIGEIPGARAIRDYLPLAPTRTFARALLGTAAEANAEQIEKSGGALKAGDTTGTGGLQQQYDEQLRGSNGTQVFAEKAGLTAEERQALLNGGRRVLFQVEMKVGTPLKTTLDPNLQQLAENILAKVGPASALVALRPSSGAVLAAASGPGSNGYDTALLGQYAPGSIFKIVDSLAMIRNGGTPDSTVDCPATLTVDGRTFKNAEGYPASSLGSVTLRDAFAHSCNTAFINARGNVSQAQLESAATSLGVAVEAPALGAGAFLGSVPGDASGTEHAASMIGQGKVLMSPLAAAIMAGSVAKGSPVSPQLVLNPDAGKAAAGTETSAAATPSASSTASSAPAPAATSGTPVTAAEAAALADMMRAVVTSGHTGFLASVPGAPVAAKTGTAEFGSDNPPKTHAWIVAVHGDLAVAVFVEEGGLGATVSGPLLKEFLTAAG
- a CDS encoding ATP-binding cassette domain-containing protein, encoding MAHIDVSNIDYFLSDGTQLLNGVTFKVPDGTKTALIGPNGTGKTTLFRIISGDLVADEGVIGRSGNMGIMRQFVGQVRDDSTVRDLLVSAAPPALAAAARAVDEAELAMVEHDDEPTQMAYAQAIVDWGDAGGYDVETVWDEVCMAALGLPFDRAQHRPASSLSGGEQKRLVLEALFAGPDELLLLDEPDNYLDVPGKRWLEAKLNESKKTVFFISHDRELLNNAAGRIVTLEPGINGAGAWVHGGGFGSYVDARADRNARFEELRKRWDEEHVKLKELVNMYKNKAAFRSDMANRYHAAQTRLAKFLEAGPPEALPIEQNVHMRLKGGRTAKRAIVAEKLELTGLMKPFSTEVWFGDRVGVLGSNGSGKSHFLRLLATGGTDPEREHLPVSDVEIAEVPHDGTVKLGARIRPGFFAQTHVRPDLLGKTLLEILHRGDEHRSGLGREAAAGALDGYGLASQSEQKYESLSGGQQARFQILLLQLSGATLLLLDEPTDNLDLHSAEALERAIDHFEGTVLAVTHDRWFARTFDRFLIFGSDGKVYESAEPVWDEKRVERVR
- a CDS encoding bifunctional phosphatase PAP2/diacylglycerol kinase family protein, which encodes MRSMLRKAPGRFERLDRKLVRAVSRLPGGSHDEFFRRLSAAANKGKLWIGIAAIMALFPGRTRRAALHGLLAQAVASAVTNIGFKTLLPRARPLPEHLPAFRFVHPQPTSSSMPSGHSASAVAFALGVGLVRPGLGAAVAPLAAGVAYSRVHTGAHWPSDVFFGSAIGAGAALATRKWWPVRPPFPEVRRTAVKAAELPEGQGLAIAVNTLGGSYAEETSAALQEVFPKAYIKEVGQDEDLAEEISRIATRPGVVALGVWGGDGTVGTAAAAAVEHSLPLLVLPGGTLNHFARDAGTPNLAAAVAAASRGEAARADLGLVAVERGLPDSPELLHLTMLNTASIGLYPNLVRRRELLQPSLGKPVAGVVAMFRTFAAGTPTTLIVDGVRHKLWILYIGRGRYYPRDHAPLVRPVLDDGVFDLRLITADESFARLRLLWSVLTGTVATSRITHLSESSSIRVEPGDTSMVLAVDGEVMPGVRGVEFSVLPGALTYYSPAS
- a CDS encoding DeoR/GlpR family DNA-binding transcription regulator, which translates into the protein MSTEERHRRIGELLRHREHVTVDELMTECGASGATIRRDLDVLELHGVLRRVHGGARSLVLRGGNPEYGQRELEDHAVKVRIAAGVAALLKDRSHVWLDSGTTATEVARQLQQREMTLMPMSLQAVNVISDGGTAPGRRPELLLPGGSLTPGELSFRGPMTESNIRSLRFDTAVVTPCALNLRDGLLAHDLDDAAVKRAGLESAGRVVVACSGTKWNASAVALVASLAAVDVLVTDRHLSPEELAQLAQHSVEAVIV
- a CDS encoding MFS transporter, with translation MTQTATRPQLKAAAAATFLIFGINGLVFASWAARIPAVTDILHISSGQMGTLLLCVAAGSLIALPTAGHVVGRIGTANAVRAAGLVAAVAGVGVALALLAESVPGTGVALFFFGMGIGLWDVSQNIEGADVEHKLGRTIMPQFHAAFSGGAFLGALIGAGLAGLGVGLPAHLLVIAAIVAVLTMTAPRYFLPHTPAPARVAGEAREPKGRSAWTDGRTLLIGVVVLGATLTEGAGNDWIAKAAVDGLDATESTGALLFAAFVLAMTAVRFFGGRAIDAYGRVAVLRASMAAAAAGLGLFVLADDLWLATAGAVLWGAGAALAFPMGMSAAADDPKHAAARVAVVSTIGYVAFLAGPPLLGYLGDLIGIRLALLAIMIPILGALLLAGAAKPLHAK
- a CDS encoding phosphatase PAP2 family protein encodes the protein MTRVLDPQRLSTGRVLAASTALLTLGAVLGGLLVADVSLPPFQGLDEGWSRWIMSLQSPFWDGINGFLNVAGYRGVLVVHGLLVLALLLRRRPQTAIFAAAAGIAVLAFTQILKAGILRDRPENTIVLTDTGSFPSGHVASTAAFLVVVALLVGRGWVWVLAGFGVLAMMVSRTYLSAHWLADTVGGVCLAVPVVLLLWLLFENICIQENADARRLLTWRARASRRRRAAAHQESES